In the genome of Chitinivibrionales bacterium, the window ATTTCGATCCCGGCTCTGAAGGTTGAGAATGGAGGGCCTGAGGTAAGAAGAGCGTCAAACGAACGATCTTTGTGGAGATTCAGAGCATGCTCGATTGTCTGTTGCGCCCAGGGCCAATGTAAATCTGGCGCCATGAAATAATTATGATAACTCATAAGAAGGTTAAAATAGAGGCTGCGATATGAAAGAGAATGCACCTTCTGAATAGTAGAAACGTCCGGTGCGTTGAGCCTTTCCTTGTGATAATTTTTTTGCTGTGAAGGCGATTTCCAGGCTACAGGTATAACCTCCGCTTTACCGTCAATTTCTTTACGCAGGCTATTGTCACCGGTAACACCTTTCTTTTCACAGAAAATGGATGCTTTCCACCCGAATTCGGGAAGATACGCGGCAAATTTGAGAATTCTCATTACGCCGCCCCTACCTTCATAGGGAGGAAAATCACGGGTGATTATCAGTAGCTTTTTCATGGTGCTTTTTGTGTCCTTGTTTTAACCCACGCCCTCACAAATCGCCTCAAGAGCTTCCAGTTTATAACCCTTTTGTCATATTTCCAGGCACGTGTAGCGAAGTTCAGGACTCCTCTGTAATTTTTTGCGCTGAAATATGTATGGGCGCCTTCCCTGTATGCTCTGCTCAGGCTTTGTTTTTCCAATACCTTTTTATCTCCGGGCAACAATGGATTTGCAAATGTCTTTTCGACCGCTTTGATTCTGTCGGCGTTCATGAGTTCGGTTTTTTTCGATTCATTTGCTCCATGGTAGCGGTAAACAGTCAGTGGCTCGGGAACATACCTGAATCTCATATCCATCCCTGCCATGCGGAGCCACATCTCATAATCACCGCAGGTGGCAAAGCTTTCATCGAAATATCCCGCCCGGGTAAAACTCTCTTTTTTTACCATCACCGCACTGGGCATGAGAAGATTTTTCAGGGCCAGCGTTTTAAACAGCGTGCGGTCGGTGAGTGAGCGGGCGATCCGGTCTCTGTCTTTTGGGCGATGTCGTTTCCCTGATGCGCCGATTTTTATCAGGTCGGTAAAAACAAGATCTATTTCCGGTTCCCGGCAAAAAGAGGCGATCTGTTTTTCGAGCTTACACTGCTCCCAGAGGTCATCCTGATCTAAGAATGCAATCAGCTCGCCCCCGGCGGCTTCGACTCCTGCATTGCGAGCCGCTGAAACGTCACCGTTTTTCTGACTGACAAGGGTGAT includes:
- a CDS encoding glycosyltransferase; translated protein: MRGRKYPGTKPMNRLAPPMVSVVIPLYNGEMFIVECLESVFAQTEQPVEIVVVDDGSTDKSVEIVKSFGGNITLVSQKNGDVSAARNAGVEAAGGELIAFLDQDDLWEQCKLEKQIASFCREPEIDLVFTDLIKIGASGKRHRPKDRDRIARSLTDRTLFKTLALKNLLMPSAVMVKKESFTRAGYFDESFATCGDYEMWLRMAGMDMRFRYVPEPLTVYRYHGANESKKTELMNADRIKAVEKTFANPLLPGDKKVLEKQSLSRAYREGAHTYFSAKNYRGVLNFATRAWKYDKRVINWKLLRRFVRAWVKTRTQKAP